AATTAACCGCTTCATAAATCATTCCAGACGCCACATGTACAGGACCAGGAGCTCCCATACCAATACCAATTAATTTGCTCTTCAATTCGCCTAATTCTTCTAGCTTTTTATCAATTGCTTTCGCAACATCAAGTGTAATATGTTTTCCTTGCTCACCTGTATTCGTAGGGATTTCCCACTTATGTAAAATTTCACCGTACACATTAATAAATGCTAATTTAATCGTTGTACCACCAAGGTCAACACCAACTAACCATTTCTCTTCCATGTTGCTTACCTACCTTTATCTAATTCTTATTTAGCTCTTTTTGAATTTCTTGCTTCAATAAAAATAAAGCTGTTTGATAGTCTTGTGGATCGATTAGCTGTGATTGATTTAATTCACGCAATTCATCTTGCATTAATTGTAAATCTGCAATTCGATCTCCCGTATAAATAATCGTACCAAATTTCTTTAGCAATTGCTGAATATCATAAATAGATACCATTTCATCACCCTCTATGCTCACTTACTATAAAAAATTATAATAAGAAAACGTTCACATATTTTATTATAATCAAGAAGAAAAAGTCTCGTCAATTTTTATTTGTCTATACAAGCTTATTTGTAAGCAGTGTTCCTTTTTCTGTAATAATTTTTTCTATGTTTTTATCAAATGGCTCTACTGGAATGTGTTTTACCATTTGAAAATCATACGCTAATGACAGCGTTTTCCCTTTATAATGCACGAGATAACGATCATAATAGCCACCGCCGTACCCAATTCGCTCTCCTCGTTCTGTATAAGCTACGCCTGGGACAATTTGAAGATCAATTTCATCCATATTCACTTCTTCCGTAAGCCCGGGAATCGGTTCTCGTAAATTCATATACACCGTTTCTAATTGATCAAAATTATTAATTTGCCGGAAGGACATCGTTCTAGTTCCTTTATTACACTTAGGAACTACAACTTTCTTTCCTTCTTCCCAAGCTTTTTCGATAATAGGATATGTATTCACTTCATTTTCCATTGAAAGAGTAATTCCAATTGTTTTAGCTTCAACCCACTCTTTTTGCGCATACAACGAAAATGCAATCTGTTCTGATAAAGTTGTATACTGTTCTTCTGATAAAGAATTCATGTGTTCTATTATTTGTTTACGTAAACGTACTTTCTCTGCTTTCACACATTCTCCCCCCTTACAGTGACACTTTACTCTATGCTGATAGTGTATCACTTTTAACATAGGAATCGAATAAAAAAAGAAACAGTAGGAAAATATTCCTACTGCTTACTTTGTTTCACGGTGTAACGTAGACTTCTTGTCACGCTTGCAATACTTTTTAAGCTCGATACGCTCAGCGTTGTTACGTTTATTTTTCTTTGAGATATAGTTACGATCTCCGCATTCTGTACATGCTAGAGTAATATTCACACGCATTCTTATTTCCCTCCAGTACTA
This DNA window, taken from Bacillus cereus ATCC 14579, encodes the following:
- a CDS encoding YqgQ family protein, with translation MVSIYDIQQLLKKFGTIIYTGDRIADLQLMQDELRELNQSQLIDPQDYQTALFLLKQEIQKELNKN
- a CDS encoding 5-formyltetrahydrofolate cyclo-ligase; translated protein: MKAEKVRLRKQIIEHMNSLSEEQYTTLSEQIAFSLYAQKEWVEAKTIGITLSMENEVNTYPIIEKAWEEGKKVVVPKCNKGTRTMSFRQINNFDQLETVYMNLREPIPGLTEEVNMDEIDLQIVPGVAYTERGERIGYGGGYYDRYLVHYKGKTLSLAYDFQMVKHIPVEPFDKNIEKIITEKGTLLTNKLV
- the rpmG gene encoding 50S ribosomal protein L33; translation: MRVNITLACTECGDRNYISKKNKRNNAERIELKKYCKRDKKSTLHRETK